The Mucilaginibacter mallensis genome has a segment encoding these proteins:
- a CDS encoding MraY family glycosyltransferase, with the protein MPDYLHTYPFLSYTFIVVFSMGLTLSAIPSILHVARARHLYDDLGSFRKQHDHGIPRLGGIAIFVSFTITALLFGFADKSLPTNYMLAACIILFAMGLKDDLSGVNSSTKFLMQTFVGAILVVLGHIRLTSLYGIFGVFDLSYGVSAALSILIIILVVNAFNLIDGIDGLASLTGIIVNSTFAGLFIYMKQYELAAVALALVGATIGFLRYNISPAKIFMGDTGSLLLGLVSAIMALKFIELNKFSGGKLPDIISAPALAVAILIGPVFDTLRVFTIRIINGDSPFSADRNHIHHRILTLGYSHIQTTLILSGFNVVSILIVLMLGNISNSTLIFMIFGVSILFNWLITFLIRSKERENLALRNLFT; encoded by the coding sequence ATGCCTGACTATTTACACACTTATCCTTTTCTTTCATACACCTTTATTGTAGTGTTTTCAATGGGGCTTACTTTATCAGCCATTCCATCGATATTGCACGTAGCAAGGGCAAGGCACTTATACGATGATTTAGGGAGTTTTAGAAAGCAACATGACCATGGTATACCCCGCCTTGGCGGCATTGCAATTTTTGTAAGTTTTACCATCACTGCGTTATTGTTTGGCTTTGCCGATAAATCATTACCAACAAACTATATGCTTGCAGCCTGTATCATATTGTTTGCTATGGGTTTAAAGGATGATTTGTCGGGAGTAAATTCGAGCACGAAATTTTTAATGCAAACATTTGTAGGGGCCATATTGGTGGTATTGGGCCATATACGCCTTACCAGTTTGTATGGCATATTTGGTGTGTTCGACCTCTCATATGGTGTGAGTGCGGCATTATCTATCTTAATAATTATACTCGTTGTAAATGCCTTTAACCTGATTGATGGTATTGACGGGCTGGCATCATTAACCGGGATAATTGTTAACAGTACTTTTGCCGGTTTATTTATATACATGAAACAATATGAATTGGCCGCTGTAGCGTTGGCACTTGTGGGCGCTACCATTGGCTTTTTAAGGTATAATATTAGCCCTGCTAAAATATTTATGGGGGATACAGGCTCATTATTGTTAGGCTTGGTGTCTGCAATTATGGCTTTGAAGTTTATTGAGCTGAATAAATTTTCGGGCGGTAAATTGCCGGATATTATTTCGGCACCGGCATTAGCAGTTGCTATTTTAATAGGGCCGGTATTTGATACTTTGCGTGTGTTTACTATACGTATAATTAATGGCGATTCACCATTCAGTGCCGACCGTAATCATATCCATCACCGTATTTTAACACTTGGATATAGTCATATACAAACTACGCTTATTCTATCAGGCTTTAATGTTGTATCAATACTTATAGTATTAATGCTTGGCAATATTAGTAACTCCACGCTGATATTTATGATATTCGGTGTGTCAATATTGTTTAACTGGTTGATAACATTCTTAATCCGATCAAAGGAACGCGAGAACCTTGCTTTGCGGAACTTGTTTACCTAG
- a CDS encoding glycosyltransferase family 2 protein: MQDLKISLITVTYNARATISRCIESVVAQGYKNVEYIIIDGGSKDTTIECINKYKDHVTVLVSEPDKGVYDAMNKGILLATGDIVGTLNADDFFASDDILQSVADMFAEQNADIAYGDLDYIDEQGKIIRKWRSNSYKKGIFNLGWMPPHPTFYCKRELFERLGYYSLEYGTAADYELMLRYMHLQSIRICYINKVMVKMQCGGMSNNSPTNRVRAWKFDLRAMRSNGIQFPLFSLIIKPLRKIVQYF; encoded by the coding sequence ATGCAGGACCTTAAAATATCATTAATTACTGTTACCTACAATGCACGGGCCACAATTAGCAGGTGCATAGAGTCTGTAGTGGCCCAAGGGTATAAAAATGTTGAATATATTATTATCGATGGGGGATCAAAGGACACTACTATTGAGTGTATCAATAAGTATAAAGATCATGTAACTGTTTTGGTATCAGAACCTGATAAGGGAGTATACGATGCCATGAACAAAGGGATATTGCTTGCTACAGGAGATATTGTAGGTACGCTTAACGCCGACGATTTTTTTGCATCAGACGATATATTGCAGTCAGTAGCGGATATGTTTGCCGAACAAAATGCCGATATTGCTTATGGCGATCTGGATTATATAGATGAGCAGGGGAAAATTATCCGCAAATGGCGTAGCAATAGCTACAAAAAAGGCATTTTTAATCTGGGATGGATGCCCCCTCACCCTACTTTTTACTGTAAAAGAGAATTATTTGAGCGTTTGGGCTATTATAGTCTTGAATATGGCACTGCAGCAGATTATGAGCTGATGCTCAGGTATATGCATTTACAAAGTATTCGTATTTGTTATATTAATAAAGTGATGGTTAAAATGCAGTGTGGAGGAATGAGCAATAATAGCCCCACTAATCGGGTAAGGGCGTGGAAATTTGATTTGAGGGCTATGCGTAGCAATGGGATACAATTCCCTTTATTTTCACTGATTATCAAACCATTGCGTAAAATTGTTCAATATTTTTAG
- a CDS encoding polysaccharide biosynthesis/export family protein: MFEQRASLANTPKPKDSTALDSYRIKPQDILQIRNLQNMSYIVGDMGSQAASPTTTASASPSSSSTSPSQGQTYQVEVDGSVALPVIGHIPVAGLTRIEASNKIEALYREKLLKDPIIELKIVNLQVTMLGEIKTQGNYPLVKDRTTLVEMIGEAGGLTDKANEKNIKIIRGNPKQPEITEVDLGSITSLSNPATILQNGDIIYIAENKRAVKSDKLQSFSTVIQPFLLLVNTALIIFTLTRK; this comes from the coding sequence TTGTTTGAGCAAAGGGCTTCACTGGCCAATACACCAAAACCAAAAGATTCAACCGCATTAGATAGCTACCGGATTAAACCTCAGGACATACTTCAGATACGTAACCTGCAAAACATGTCATACATAGTGGGCGATATGGGTAGCCAGGCCGCGTCACCAACAACAACGGCATCAGCATCACCTTCATCAAGCAGTACCTCACCCTCGCAAGGGCAAACCTACCAGGTTGAGGTTGATGGCAGTGTAGCATTGCCTGTTATTGGCCACATACCGGTTGCCGGCCTAACCCGGATAGAAGCTTCAAATAAAATAGAAGCGCTTTATCGTGAAAAGCTACTTAAAGACCCTATAATTGAGTTGAAAATTGTAAACCTTCAGGTAACCATGCTTGGGGAAATAAAAACCCAGGGCAATTATCCTTTAGTAAAAGATAGAACTACATTAGTTGAAATGATTGGCGAGGCAGGTGGCCTTACTGATAAGGCTAATGAAAAAAACATAAAGATCATCAGGGGCAATCCCAAACAACCTGAAATTACAGAAGTTGACCTCGGCAGTATAACCTCATTATCAAACCCGGCAACAATACTTCAAAATGGCGATATCATTTATATAGCAGAAAATAAACGTGCTGTAAAATCAGACAAATTACAGTCTTTCTCAACTGTAATTCAACCCTTTTTACTTTTAGTTAACACAGCTTTAATAATTTTTACGCTTACACGTAAATAA
- a CDS encoding polysaccharide biosynthesis tyrosine autokinase produces the protein MEETEKISKRLPNQELDYFKIAKILISRWYWIVASISVCMLVAYAYLWYTPKNYATSATMKFEEKKSEISDLVSVINADKGPSRVQSETYVIQSRSLILDAIKDLDYRISFYVGGRIRTSDLYPEKPLNIQLLKFDSTNYFHDLISFQPVNNNSFRLSYKEAGKTVKKVLNYNTPVSVGPTAFSIKKPAYILNKVVYLFKFNTPEDYMSRVKGGLRTSEVSKNSNIISLQQTDYNPQFAADVLNAIMMEYLNYDRNQKTLSATQMIHFIQNQLDTLSAEVRGSAIKIKENKENSKVIDVTTSTQSALNGAKDLETQISLLKIQEIAIDQLKKQITSEADNININFKMEGVIDPLLGALIETLDGLLLKKSDMLKQFNANSQPVQDVNQQILQLKNAALNNINESRIRIEKSISYLNDKLNQVNQQIALLPEAEREMVSLKRDFEVNDKVYAFLSEKKLEAQISRSAILPGATIIEQAQPNYSPVSPNESGIHRTAIILGILLGLGLIILIRVLNPYIYDKETIESLTTIPILGIIRKFPDDMDSDNKQILAISKPKSVFAESVRSVRTNLSFLASEKTSKVICVTSEVAGEGKSFVAINLSSTLSLIDKKVILIAADLRRSKIHKTFDVPNDKGLSNYLANQCTIDEVILHSKQENLDFMVSGSVPPNPSELLHSPRMAALIAELKTRYDIIMIDTAPIGLVSDAIPLIRASDVNAFVIRSGKSKYYAATIPQRIAHEYHLENTVIILNAFAEDLLHSRYYTTKFTGENYGSRYYYYSDYLGYESSGYYVDSDKAKWWDIRRWFKKQ, from the coding sequence ATGGAAGAAACCGAGAAGATATCTAAGAGGTTACCTAATCAGGAACTCGACTATTTTAAAATTGCCAAAATACTTATAAGCCGCTGGTATTGGATAGTAGCTTCAATAAGCGTGTGTATGCTTGTAGCCTATGCTTATTTGTGGTATACGCCAAAAAATTATGCTACATCGGCCACGATGAAGTTTGAGGAAAAAAAATCTGAGATATCTGACCTTGTAAGTGTTATTAATGCAGATAAAGGGCCATCAAGGGTACAAAGTGAAACTTATGTAATACAAAGTCGGAGCCTGATACTTGATGCCATTAAGGACCTGGATTACCGTATCAGTTTTTATGTAGGTGGTCGCATACGTACAAGTGATCTTTACCCTGAAAAGCCTTTAAATATTCAACTGTTAAAGTTCGACAGCACAAATTATTTTCATGATCTGATCAGCTTTCAGCCCGTTAATAACAATTCATTTCGCCTTAGTTACAAAGAAGCTGGTAAAACCGTAAAAAAAGTACTCAATTATAACACGCCTGTAAGTGTAGGGCCAACTGCATTCAGCATTAAAAAGCCTGCTTATATATTAAACAAGGTTGTTTACCTGTTTAAGTTTAACACACCTGAGGATTACATGAGCAGGGTAAAAGGTGGCCTCCGCACCAGCGAGGTATCAAAAAACTCAAACATTATCTCCTTACAGCAAACCGATTATAATCCTCAGTTTGCAGCCGATGTGTTAAACGCGATAATGATGGAGTATTTGAACTATGACCGCAATCAAAAAACATTGTCGGCCACCCAAATGATTCACTTCATTCAAAACCAGCTCGATACACTTTCTGCAGAGGTCCGTGGTTCAGCCATCAAGATCAAAGAGAACAAGGAAAATTCAAAGGTTATTGATGTAACCACCTCAACACAAAGTGCATTAAACGGGGCTAAAGACCTGGAAACACAGATCTCTCTGTTGAAGATCCAGGAGATAGCAATAGATCAGCTTAAAAAGCAAATCACCAGTGAAGCCGATAATATAAATATTAACTTCAAGATGGAGGGGGTGATTGATCCTTTACTCGGCGCATTAATTGAAACACTTGATGGCCTGTTGCTGAAAAAAAGCGATATGCTAAAGCAGTTTAATGCCAACTCGCAACCTGTACAGGATGTTAATCAGCAAATATTGCAGTTAAAAAATGCAGCACTCAACAATATCAATGAATCACGTATCCGCATTGAAAAAAGTATAAGCTATCTGAATGATAAATTAAACCAGGTTAATCAGCAAATAGCACTGCTACCTGAAGCTGAACGCGAAATGGTTAGCCTGAAACGTGATTTTGAGGTTAATGATAAAGTTTACGCCTTCTTATCTGAGAAGAAATTAGAAGCACAAATAAGTCGCTCGGCAATATTACCCGGCGCTACAATTATTGAACAGGCCCAACCAAACTACTCCCCGGTTTCACCTAATGAAAGTGGTATACACCGTACAGCCATAATTTTAGGTATACTTTTAGGCTTAGGCTTAATCATATTGATCAGGGTTCTGAATCCTTATATATATGATAAGGAAACTATTGAAAGCCTTACAACCATCCCTATTCTTGGTATTATCAGAAAATTCCCTGATGATATGGATTCAGATAATAAACAAATTCTGGCCATAAGCAAGCCTAAATCTGTTTTTGCCGAATCGGTACGTTCGGTGCGTACCAATTTAAGCTTTTTAGCTTCAGAGAAAACCAGCAAGGTGATCTGCGTTACATCAGAAGTAGCGGGCGAAGGAAAATCATTCGTGGCTATTAACTTGTCAAGCACGCTATCGCTTATTGATAAAAAGGTTATACTAATAGCAGCTGATTTACGCCGTTCAAAAATCCACAAAACCTTTGATGTGCCCAATGATAAAGGTTTAAGTAATTACCTTGCCAATCAATGTACTATTGATGAGGTTATATTGCACTCAAAGCAGGAGAACCTGGATTTTATGGTATCAGGCTCTGTTCCACCTAACCCATCTGAGCTTTTACACAGCCCACGTATGGCCGCCCTTATTGCAGAGCTAAAAACCAGGTACGATATTATTATGATTGATACTGCACCAATAGGCCTGGTTTCTGATGCTATACCGCTCATAAGGGCAAGTGATGTCAATGCATTTGTTATCAGATCAGGTAAATCAAAATATTATGCCGCCACTATACCCCAACGCATCGCCCATGAATACCACCTGGAGAATACAGTAATTATATTAAATGCTTTTGCCGAAGACTTGCTGCACTCACGATATTACACCACTAAGTTCACCGGCGAAAATTATGGTAGCCGATATTATTATTATTCTGATTATTTAGGTTACGAAAGCTCGGGTTATTACGTGGATTCTGACAAAGCAAAGTGGTGGGACATCAGACGTTGGTTTAAAAAACAATAG
- a CDS encoding UpxY family transcription antiterminator → MGVKLDTGKWYPVYTNPRAEKKAYQSLINKGVEAYLPLQRQLKKWSDRKKWVEEPFIKSYLFVHIKEHEQTEVLMTKGIARFLYFGGRITAMPDRQIEQLKLLIASPFELEVTEENLQPGEKIIIKAGPLKGMTGEIISYRSQKQLALRLESLGCTIIVHVAASIIDRF, encoded by the coding sequence ATGGGTGTAAAATTAGATACAGGCAAATGGTACCCGGTTTACACAAACCCACGAGCTGAAAAAAAGGCATATCAATCCTTGATTAACAAAGGAGTTGAAGCTTACCTGCCCTTACAACGGCAGCTTAAAAAATGGAGCGACCGGAAGAAATGGGTAGAAGAACCTTTCATTAAATCATACTTGTTTGTGCATATTAAAGAGCACGAGCAAACCGAAGTATTAATGACAAAGGGCATAGCACGGTTTTTATATTTTGGAGGCCGGATTACCGCTATGCCCGACCGGCAGATAGAACAACTTAAATTATTAATTGCAAGCCCATTTGAACTGGAAGTAACTGAAGAAAATTTGCAACCAGGCGAAAAAATAATTATAAAAGCAGGCCCGCTTAAAGGTATGACCGGTGAGATCATATCCTACCGGTCACAAAAACAGTTGGCATTACGGCTTGAAAGTTTGGGCTGCACTATTATTGTGCATGTTGCAGCTTCAATAATTGATAGATTTTAA